From the genome of Pieris rapae chromosome 5, ilPieRapa1.1, whole genome shotgun sequence, one region includes:
- the LOC111002999 gene encoding protein SYS1 homolog, giving the protein MSKMSKIKKLTGSFRYTQWDPCLLISQILATQFILYVTLSLLVAIMQDLTGSTRTLDHIFEYHEIHVKDSEGRSIILAFVLNAIIGAYLLWFLVGRTKLCLDFSCTYYGIHLIVCWFYNGLFPTTFSWWALNISCAAIMCVAGEFLCLRTELQAIPLSNIGAKVDL; this is encoded by the exons ATGTCGAAAATGtcgaaaataaagaaattgacGGGGTCATTTCGATACACACAATGGGACCCATGCCTTTTAATATCCCAGATATTAGCAACGCAGTTCATACTCTACGTTACACTTAGTCTTCTGGTCGCGATTATGCAGGACTTAACCGGATCTACGAGGACTTTGGACCACATATTTGAATATCat GAAATTCACGTTAAAGATAGTGAAGGGCGATCAATAATATTAGCATTTGTCCTGAATGCCATTATTGGTGCATATTTATTATGGTTTCTGGTAGGACGAACAAAGCTGTGCTTGGATTTCAG TTGCACATATTATGGAATCCACCTTATTGTGTGTTGGTTCTATAATGGATTATTCCCTACGACTTTCTCATGGTGGGCGTTGAACATTTCTTGTGCTGCAATCATGTGTGTAGCAGGTGAGTTTCTCTGCCTCAGGACAGAGTTACAAGCCATACCACTCAGTAACATTGGAGCTAAAGTTGATTTATGA